One genomic window of Elusimicrobiota bacterium includes the following:
- a CDS encoding DUF2914 domain-containing protein: MADPGQAPSVAPAPQAAVPLAARVKDFYLEHEPACTTGFFIAGYLFDILAVGRIDHLRNIIHQAVYLFLCALFTGLELRELYGEFSPPLRLQTFWRYHKAATHFMLGTLLNIYTVFYFKSASLGAALVFLLVLAAILAVNELKPFKTSGTTLRMGIFSLCLISYFTYLVPMLAGSIGAWPFMGSMAAAALVMGALAGLLQRRLSGHPHALRRHVLIPFAAVQACFAGLYFAKLIPPVPLSISAIGIYHDVRRVGDRFALTTTRPRWKFWQRGDQSFLARPGDKVHCFVSVFSPARFRDRLQVRWLFLDPAAGWRESDVMPLDIIGGRAGGFRADTIKSRYQAGRWRVRVETSDRRELGRIDLTVIEDDSPAAPPARTVLR, from the coding sequence ATGGCTGATCCAGGCCAAGCGCCGAGCGTTGCGCCTGCCCCGCAGGCGGCCGTGCCGCTGGCGGCGCGCGTCAAGGACTTCTACCTCGAACACGAGCCCGCCTGCACGACCGGCTTCTTCATCGCCGGCTACCTTTTCGACATTCTGGCCGTGGGCCGCATCGACCACCTGCGCAACATCATCCACCAGGCGGTATATCTCTTCCTCTGCGCGCTCTTCACCGGCCTGGAACTGCGGGAGCTCTACGGCGAATTCTCTCCCCCTCTGCGGCTGCAGACCTTTTGGCGCTATCATAAGGCCGCCACCCATTTCATGCTGGGCACTTTGCTCAACATCTATACCGTGTTCTACTTCAAGAGCGCCTCGCTGGGCGCTGCCTTGGTCTTCCTGCTGGTCCTGGCGGCCATCCTGGCCGTGAACGAACTCAAGCCCTTCAAAACCTCCGGCACCACGCTGCGCATGGGGATCTTCAGCCTCTGCCTGATCTCGTATTTCACCTACCTCGTGCCCATGCTGGCAGGCTCGATCGGCGCCTGGCCCTTCATGGGCTCCATGGCCGCGGCCGCCCTGGTCATGGGGGCGCTGGCGGGGCTGCTGCAGCGCCGCCTGTCCGGCCATCCCCACGCGCTCCGCAGGCACGTGCTCATCCCCTTCGCCGCCGTGCAGGCGTGCTTCGCGGGGCTCTATTTCGCCAAGCTGATCCCGCCGGTGCCCCTCTCGATCTCCGCGATCGGGATCTATCACGACGTGCGCCGCGTAGGCGACCGCTTCGCCTTGACCACGACCCGCCCGCGCTGGAAGTTCTGGCAGCGCGGCGACCAGAGCTTTCTCGCCCGTCCGGGCGACAAAGTCCATTGCTTCGTCAGCGTGTTCTCCCCCGCGCGCTTCCGGGACAGACTGCAGGTGCGCTGGCTCTTCCTGGACCCCGCGGCCGGCTGGCGGGAGTCCGACGTCATGCCGCTCGACATCATCGGCGGGCGCGCGGGCGGATTCCGCGCCGACACGATCAAGAGCCGCTACCAGGCGGGCCGCTGGCGCGTGCGCGTGGAGACCTCCGACCGAAGGGAGCTAGGACGCATCGATCTGACGGTGATCGAGGACGATTCGCCCGCGGCGCCGCCCGCGCGCACCGTTCTGCGATGA
- a CDS encoding WD40 repeat domain-containing protein codes for MASRLRRTILAALTALWAIPASADNEFTAGWTGAGHVDDVTCVAFSPDGTRALSGSQDKTVRLWDLGKGRTLKVFAGHETPVAAVAFSTDGATALSVSDELSFRSWDIATGKPVLAYHDHGVFIYVAAFSPDGGQVISGCSDRTLRLWDFARDQEVEYWGGRSDYVAAAAFSSDGRRALTGGGDSEVWDVAKGKVLSRLKGITGIILAAALSPDGRTGVTGGRENIIRVWDTRTGEPRGVWKGHGKPIRALAFSPDGRLVVSGGEDFTVRLWDAAAGRSLKVWTGHTGYVRAVAFSPDNGRALSAGSDGTLRLWDVSRALAEAKSDELGARKKTP; via the coding sequence ATGGCATCCCGCCTGCGCAGGACCATCCTGGCAGCCTTGACGGCGCTCTGGGCGATCCCCGCCTCGGCTGACAACGAGTTCACGGCCGGCTGGACCGGAGCCGGACACGTCGACGACGTGACCTGCGTGGCCTTCTCCCCGGACGGGACCCGGGCCCTTTCCGGCAGCCAGGACAAGACGGTCCGGCTCTGGGACCTGGGCAAGGGCCGGACCTTGAAGGTCTTCGCCGGCCACGAGACTCCCGTGGCGGCCGTGGCCTTCTCCACGGACGGCGCGACCGCCCTCTCCGTCAGCGACGAACTCTCCTTCCGGAGCTGGGACATCGCCACGGGCAAGCCGGTCCTGGCCTATCACGATCACGGCGTATTCATCTACGTCGCCGCCTTCTCGCCGGACGGCGGCCAGGTCATCTCCGGATGCAGCGACCGCACCCTGAGGCTGTGGGATTTCGCCCGGGACCAGGAGGTCGAGTACTGGGGAGGACGCTCCGATTACGTGGCGGCCGCGGCCTTCTCTTCCGACGGCAGACGGGCCCTGACCGGCGGCGGAGACTCCGAAGTCTGGGACGTGGCCAAGGGCAAGGTCCTCTCCCGATTGAAAGGCATCACCGGCATCATCCTGGCGGCAGCCTTGTCCCCCGACGGCAGGACCGGCGTGACCGGAGGCCGGGAGAATATCATCAGGGTCTGGGACACCCGGACCGGAGAACCGCGCGGAGTATGGAAAGGCCATGGGAAACCCATCCGGGCCCTTGCCTTCAGCCCCGACGGGCGCCTGGTCGTCTCGGGCGGAGAGGACTTCACGGTCCGGTTGTGGGACGCGGCCGCCGGCAGAAGCCTCAAGGTCTGGACCGGCCATACGGGCTACGTCCGCGCCGTGGCCTTCTCTCCGGACAACGGGCGCGCGCTTTCCGCGGGCAGCGATGGGACCCTGCGGCTCTGGGACGTGAGCCGGGCCTTGGCCGAAGCCAAGTCCGACGAGCTGGGAGCCCGGAAGAAGACGCCCTAG